The DNA region ttgaaataatattgaagCTATATAGTCGCTTTTGTTGATGAATTAGTCTACAATTTCTTTGCCAATCCCACCATCAACCTTAAAGAGAGTGACaactttttaacaaaatttcataatgTTGACAATTCATTGATGAAATCTAACAGTGTCAACCCTCTTAACCAACTTCTTGTGAGGTGGAGGATGGGACTATGATGTTGTTATTAGTAATGAAGGTGGTTGAGTTGACTACAGACATGAGATTCTAGTTGATGACTACTAGAGTTTTCAAACCTTTTTCTGTAGAAACTCAATTGCTTGCTATAAAAAAGGCCCAACTATCATGTTTAAGATGTTAAGGTGAGATTTGTAAAAAagttatgttttcttatttttttcaaaatttttttaatagtaaactTACTATTTTTCCCTTGCatcattaatttcttttttttttttaatgttagatagagtttgattttgggttGAAAAGTCTGATTTATGCCATCTAGgttgaaaaagtgtttttggttcaaaCCTTGggagagaaaattaaattattttaagagagcatttagtttgggtaatattttaatatcaaaatagaaagattaccgtaaagatagattatttagatgattactatatttgataaaatttggtaaatataaataattattctgtttggttaaaggtaataaaaaaatataaataaattattttatttaaatgtctttgaatataattatttttaaatatttttatattatttgttatattaattaaaaataaatttatttttgtctcaaaaaattaataaataataatataattataataaaatcaatatcatcttggtaatattttaatatctaaggtgaagataataatcaaattatcacttatattacttatcacatcagtattggtaatagaagattactgtaatattttattactgacaaactaaataaggtaatcaaaaatatattaccaaggtaatctaagatagattatcaaggtaatctttaaatcttgGAATCAAACAGCCTTTAAAGGTGCATTTAATTCAAGtactaaaaaagaaatattatcaCTGAGATAGATTAACTTaaagattactagatataaacaattattgtaattagttgaatgtaataaaagattgctaagatattattttacttgtatGTCATTGGGTATAATTactcttaaatatttttcattcatgtCCTTTGGTGACACTGTCGCTTTGTAAGGTTGTGTGTTTATTAGAGATATCAAGCATTAAAaggattattgtttttttaaatgaaaatgattataTGGCTTGTCTATTGAGTGTCCAATACTAATTTCACTTCCTCCTTACCTTTAATTGTGATGGAAATCAACCATCATCTACCTGCTTCTCTATCTCCAGCACACAACTACTTTGGTTGATCAATATGTACTATGTAGACATCATAATATCCTACTCAGACTTACTGAAAAGCACAACAATGAAATTAAATGTGAATGATGAGTAAAACTAAATTGAAGAAACATCATAATATCATACTCTGACTTACTGGAATAGTACCTTCATTTTAATGTGTataacaagaaaacaaaatgatcATGAATAAGAACAATtgcattttaaaattacttttttgatTCTCCGATCAAGAAAATTTGGCAATTGTtgactataatatatattatgtgtataaataatatatataattttatgtttaaacaATGAGGTAATACTATGTAATTAgagagtttaaaattaaaaataaaataatatttaatcatatatgatatattattaattatatataaaattatatatataattttattgatcgTTGACTGAAACACCCACTGCACAACACGACAATATATTCAAGAGGGTAGATTTAATTTTGGGCAGAGGCTAATCTAATAAGAAGTGATGTTTCAGGGGAGAGTCGAACCAAGGAAATTAAATGTGTATTAAGTTAAAATGAAGGTACAATTTCAAgtgtaaatttaatttcatttaagtTTGCTCATGCAATAAGTCTGAGTACGATATTATGATGTCTACATAGTCAATATATTGATGAACAGAAAGTTGTTGGTTGTTGGAGACATACAAGTACGTGGATGTTGGTTGATTTCCACCCCAATTAAAAGTATGGAAGAAGTGAAATTAGTAATGGACACTTAATACACAAGGCATACAATCACATTCATTTAAACAAACTAATAACCCTTCTAATATTTGATACTGAACTCATCGAGTCACTCCCTGCCCTTTTATTCAAAAGACTTACAACCTATGAAGCCACGGCATCATGACATGACATTAATGAACCCTAATTAGTATGATGGAAACTAAATAAAATCtatgaaaattatatagatataatacagtaaataataaaaagtatatttataaaaatataatcataaaatatggATACAAGACAAATAcgaaatatgtatatacaagtttaatataatatatcgtcaataatatattttaaaaaatataataatttcaatccTAGTTTTAGCATTTTTCATGGTATCTTTGGTTAAAATCAGTATAACATttccaattaaattatatatttgggCATTAGACCTAACATAATACAAtacataatcaattttcaaattataggcATAATActtttaaacacaatatataatcaagatttaATATGGTCCCTCAAACACATaacataattgatttttttattttacgatagttgatttttttattttatttgaatagatttaattagttattaggccaaatataatacaatacataatCGACAttcaaattatagttttaatactttcaaatataatatatattcgaGATTCAATATCGTCTCAAAAACACTTAACATagctaattaataaataacaatggttgatttttatttttattttacatgaaAAGATTTAACAATTATAGTTGATTTATAACTCACTTTAATCCTATAGTCTAGTCAAATTCAAGTGATATAGATATCatccttaaaaatttaaacgaaaaaaacactttagaagtaaatattaattaaaaaaacccaaaaccctaaattaaaaaaaaaaatagagaaattgtACTATAGCTCCAAAATTTCTATTGTATTTAACATCATTTGTCTTAACTGATAGAAAAGAACTTTAAGCTATAGTGATTGTGttacaaaatatgattaatcatgcttgtattttttcatatatgGATGAAAATTGGATTTTAATGTCAATGATAGacataaaaaaagatttatcaaaacattaacaatcaagtttaagttttttttacaATCAAAGCAATGATGCGCAAAATACATTATTGCAAGATTGTTAGTATAAATTTGACAAAGGTAATAAGTTTCCTTCTTTGCTGGGTCACCAATGTGAACTATCATTTCCATgtatcaacaaattaaaagagaaagCGATGAATTGATGGTGATAAATagaaataagaaacaaaattaaaggaTTGTAagagattttcaatttaaaacaaaaaaaaagaaatgcatataaTACCCAAATAGAACTCAAATTTACTAAATAGggaattaacaaaatttaaacttgatttttcTTCAAGTAAACTTAATCAAATGTTAGCCGAGGTATTTAAGATTTAAGAAGAGAAATAACATGCTAGAAGAAAAAAAGTCTTGAGGAGAGCTTTCAAGTGGAAACCAAATAAGAgatgagatgaaattaaaattagactCGAATTGAGTTAGTTCAAGCTCGAAATTTGGCTacacttgatttgaatttgattagcTTAAATTCAAGCCAAGTTTGAGCTACAAGATTtagcttttttttaaaataaagtcaaactcgagttcaATTTGTTAAACTCACGATTTAAATATGGCTCAtgactcaattcgaattatattaaataattattaaaatgatattattttatctattattagataatatgatattaatttgtCAGTAATTCATGAATTCAAGCCATACATCTAAACCAcagatttaaactataaatttgagtcaaacttaaactaaattaatatcatttaaattgaactcaaaccacTCTTAATTGACGAACTtgatttaaacttgaatcaaactattttttatttgaatcaaacttgagaTGAGATTTGTTGTGTTCAGTTGGATTCGTATCCATCTCTAGATAAGTTCATAGTGGAGCGATGTATTTTTATGATTTAGGGATTTAAATGATGGTGGAAAGAGTCTCTAGCTAGCACAACTATAAAACCCCACCTCAAATATCCTATATTTTAGGGTAAAGTGTTAGTAAAATCTCTATGCGTGAAtgatatttcaatttaaaattaatatattttaagtcAAATATGCATAATATCTCATATGATCAGAATAATCCATCAactctttattaataaaataataaaaattgataattcaaacaATGGAATAATCCCTAAGCATACAACATAACGTCTCATAAATCTATATACTAGACATTTGAAATCAAAtctattatgtatttatatcaCAATATTAAAGTCATTATTTTAGGCTATTTACACCTATGAGTTCACCTCGTTTTCCAGTGAAGGATCTGTACATGCATAGTAAGCGTTAATTTAGTTTCCTATGTTTTAGCCACAGaattatgacaaaaaaattttatgtattgttaGAGGGTGTAACTAGGATTAATATTTGATactttaagtttaatttataatagcTAGAGCATCGTGAGGATAATTATGTTTCTATTGACGTTTAAAAGCATAGATTAGACTTTGTATATTTTGAGGTAAAAAAAGACTTACATAATTTgtaccaatttttttaatattgtgcATTTGGTGTAAAGGGATTAAATATTACtctgataatctatattttattacttatattactttgtttagtttataaataataaaatatttcaataatcttctaatatcaatgatgatgtagtaaataatataagaggtaatctaattatcatctccactttagatattaaaaaattactaaagtaattttgattttattatagcatatattttatttattaattttttaaggtaaaaataatcttattttcattcaatataacaaataacataaaaaatattttagaataattatatccaagcttatttaagtaaaataatatactaatattattttattatccataattaaacacaataattatttatatctatcatttttcatcaaatcttatcaaatatagtattaatttatatccagtaatctttaaagtaaaatttctttaagatagtctatcaatttttataataaaatatttttcaaaccaaacatatcaTAACAGTTATCATACAATGATGGATGATGGACAAAATATCTTgagaatatttaatattttaaagttctCTTCTATTTTCTGAAAGCTATGAAatctatttgttttattataaaactgaTTTTGTTTGGCAACCCCAATTGTTAACATAAATTGTTTTATCAGTAAATTTCAGATAAGAGTTACTgatttttattagttaaaataagataacaagatttaattgaaaatattttgaaaagtagatttttaaaatatgttctATGACAAAagattatttatactatttcaCCAGGCTTTCATGACACAATTGACCAAAGTACTCATTTTAccataacaataataaaaaaataattttgtcgAAAAATTCTATAATACATTTTGTTAAGACAAACGTTTTCAAATAATAAGTCTTATAAGATATGTTTTTGTCAAATGTTCTAATAAAGCtaagaaattgattaatttatgaattatgaATGATAAGCGATAAATAATGGAAAGTTCATAGATATAATTATGAGTATGATTGGGTCAGCGACAATAGATAGGTGGTAgaacaatactatatgtacatattttttaatatataattgaatacacaaataatatattatcatatgattgaatattactttatttttatatcaaaattattcaatcacataatgatatattatctatttattcaaatatgtatgtaaaaatgtgtatatataattttattgataggtgataatatgaatataaatatggCAAATCACTGGGGATATATGttttaatatgaatatgatCAAATCACTTAACATGATTTGGTCATCAGTCTAAGcaggaaatttatttttttaattgtgtataTCTAGGTAATGttatgagtttttttaaatgttttgtgaAGTACGGTGAATATTAATGTTTTAATGAATTCTTCCCCTATGAATGTTTTATTAAGAGTTTACGTAttacatatttttctctttatttacgGACTTAACAGCTCACTCTTTGTATCTATCATTTTATAGATGAAACGGTGAATTTTGGCTGAAATTCACCGTTTTGCAAAGTTTATAACACAACTCCACAAGTTTCTTAGTATATGCTTTATAGCTGTAATATTCTTCACAGCGGTGAATACATTGAAATTTTCTCTAAACCCTTTCGCCAACTAacgaaataaataaaagagttaaatacataaaatcaatCATCAAGCGATAATAATTGAAATCCCTTAACAAGCAACTCTTTTCTATGACAGCTCTGACAATATGTAAAAATTACATACAAATTGCAAAAATTACATTTgatgtaatatgagttttgatttttgcatttataagtctaatatatatttcaatatgttATCGGAATACAAGCCAGACCACACCTCTGACAACTTAAAATGTTCGTAAATATAAGTAACAATGCAACTGTCCTAACAGActaagtaaaataaattaatataatagtcTATAATAGTTATGTTTGAGAGAGtattaaagagtaaaaaaaaaagtctagtGTTCATTAAGCAAAtttaaactctctctctctctctctctctctctctctctctctctctctctctctctctctatatatatatatatatatattcattcttgagcctaaaattttgaaggcttttttaatttatagaagTGTTACTATAAATCACAGTGTGAATGGAAAGTGAAACGTTCTGTGAGACACATatgaatgtgataaaattatgaaatcaatAAGAGtctaatattaagtttaattctACTCCCAATCTCCCCTAACGtatttttaattgagtttatgtATCATTATCCAATATAAAAGAATGTCTTCCTACGAGCTAGATAGACACCTTGTGAAACTAAAGTATTATAGttcaaaatttatgattttaagggCAAGTATGTATGAGCAAACCGACAAGTATTCTTATggatattttgtaatttgataaATTCTGCTTCACTTACAGCATGATTTATATTAGCATACACCAATACACATTACctattttatgttataatatgatacaagtgaaaaataatatatatcttggAGTGTATCAAAATTGACcctaaatgatatatattatcaatacataaaatgtatatataaaggtatttgttatattttcaagATGTTATTATgacaattagaattttttattattttattatgatttttaaaatgacgtctcatacaatatgatatgatatgtaatACCCGAAATGGAAAATTAGGTTTTCCATGCCCATCTCCATTATTACTGATTTAAATGGGATCAATTATTACCGATAGGATTCTTTTCTTAATTCTAGCATCTGGATGTCCATGTCCATCTCCATTTTGGTATGTGCAATGGGCTGTCCGAGCAAGATGAATAACTGTTTCTACAAAAGCTTGTGAAAATGGATGCTTTTCACTCACCTCCTTATTCATTTGTCTCCAGTTTTTCTCAATAAGTTTCTTTATATCTTCACGAGCAATTTCCTCTGATAAACCTCTTTCTTGCATATAGCATAATATTGAACTTGCGGTTTCACCTCTTTCTTCCTCAGCCTGTGTAACAAAACACATATAAGCTGCTTTGTTTTAAATTAGAACAAATAATGATGAGCTTCCCTCGTCAAAATCATACCTTGAAAGTACTTAAATCATTGTAAAGTCGAAAAATAACAGATGGCCTGCGACACAGATTATGATACTTTTCTAAAGAGTCGAGCGCTTCATCGGTGATACcttgattaaataaaaagtaGGAATGAACCAAAAGAAGTGTCCCCGATGATGATAGCCATGCGTAGTGTAGATATTCCTCAAATGTTGGTGTGTATTTATTATAACTCCATTTTGCTTCTTCTAAAAATGCTTTGCACAAGTCTAGCCACTAaatcaacacaaaaaattaCCCAATGGCATGTTAATTAGACGGAGAAATGATATTGATTCCatcaaaagtttaaatttttgaacacTCTATGTATATGCAATAACATACCGCTTTCGTAAGGGATGGAATAATGTTCACTCCTTGTTCTTTTAGAGTGTCATAACCCATCTCATTAACACTGTTGTAGAGTGCTAGGAAGCATAATTTCATATAGTTTGGTAGTTGATTCACACAATTGATATCCCATCTAAAATCAccattaattaatcaaaagtaATTATCCAGTATAGGAGAAATAGaactaaacatatatataattataaatttataatcaaatgcATACCTTTCAACCGCATTTGTAAATAGCTTCAATTCATCTAAAGAACCATGTAAATCATAGACATCATCCAGGATTGTTATAAGTGAAACTACTTTCGTAAGTCCCTTACGACAATTATTAAATTGTGGATCTGGGATCATTCCAATTGTCCAAAAAAAGCATTCCATCAACCTGTCTCTAGCAAATTTCACTTTGCTTGCTAGATCAATCTCTTTCCACCACCTAATTAACAAAAGGGAAAACAATacatgtattttaattaattagcaaGCCTGAGAGATTCAATGTTTGATtcataacatataaatttagtGATAACTTTACCTTGATAAATCTTTAAGAtcttttttgtatattaattgCACCCTGTTAAAATCAAGCCGGGCAAGTTCAAGTAGGGAATGATTTGCATCATTTCTTTTACTGTAGACTTCAATATACCACCGAGCTTCCAGCCTTTGCAATCTTTGATGCAACGGATTCTCTAAAGCATGTGTAACAAGATCTGATATGATTGGgtcaatttttctatttaattgaGTGAGATGTGTTAGTGAGAAGGTTTTGGCCTCATCCAAGAGTTTTTCTCCTTCAAATGCAAGATATGAGGCTTCATACAAACTTAGTAACCCTTTGACATCCTTTTTCAAGTATTCCATGTAATTGCCTTCTTGGTCgatgaaaatcttgaaaatatctgTATATcataaaaacacttttttaaaccaataatgacattattttaataattattcatatgaAAGCATGATCtaaaatatgtttgattcttGCATTAACATcttttgatatgtttttatattttttttctatggcTGAAGTTTAGAATTTAACATTGAAGTGCTTGAAACTTGTGTTTGTGTGAATGAGATTTTAAGATCTCGTATGAACTTATACGTTAAATAAGCAGAtactcataaaatttaaaacattatgAAGGATCTTTGTAATTAGACAACTACATGGTCATTTTTGGTCTCTCTGAAGAAACAATTATGTAATCGGTAAAATATACCTATTGTCACTGTGTCCAGCACATGCGCAcattgtaaatttaaattttaaggcATATACCTTGAGAAATATGACAACCATTTTGTCTAAGGAGCCTGAATCTTAGAGCAGTGGAATGGAGTTTGTTTTCTGCTTTGGCATCATCATCATATTCTTCCCAAGACATACTAATTCTGTCAAGAGCTATCTTTATGTCCTCATGGAACCGGTATCCTAAACCTAGTCGCTGAATGTCGTCAATCAATTCAAGAATGCTCAACAATTCTGCATTTTCATTGTTCATCATACGCCTCACCTCCTCCTCCAGCTTCTTTGCCTTGTTCTCGCATTCTTCAtcctaccaaaaaaaaaaaaagagagaatgagATAGAGATATGATGATTACAAGAAGAGATGCTATTATTACCACCTTGTTTAGTGATTCATCAAAAATTGGTCGTTACATGTTGCAATATGCAGTCTTTACATGCATATGGTGCTACAGCTTTGAGCCAAAAAAACACCAGATTTGGTTTACTAACGcataaaataaagtttgattgcatgatgatttttttataaaagcaACTGGCGGATAATTGAGTGGACAAAGATGAGAGACAATGGCCAATGATTAATCACCACATCTTCAGTCCGTAGAGACTGCACAAAATTGTAATCCCAAATGGTTGGCTGGTAATTTGCAGATCTACCACGGGAAGTTTGTGTAGTCGCTGTCACGCAACACGTAACTTTTCGACTCATCGAAGCGCCATCCTGTGCTCTTTGTGGATGGTATCTAGGTCTGTGAAGATTATGTACCTGGACCTGTAAATGAGGCATGGGAAAACTAGAGAGATGTAGTGCCATTGCAGTTTTTGCTCAAGTTTGTAGTTCAAATTATCAACTTAgagttatatatttatagaatcTGGAATAGAGTGACCAGCAGATTCACATGCTTGAATTAGGTACTGTGAAGATCGAACTAGCTGATGGTTAATTAGTAAACCTTAACATAATTTTCTGATCAAtcctttctttttaaaaatttttaatagtttttttctcATCTAATAAGCTTATACACGTTCAACACTCTGTAGTAAATTCCCTTTCCGGATATAATCTTTCATTCATCATGTGCCACATCAAAATACATGTCTCTATGTTAAGTAAAAGTATACTGGAAATACGTATCTAAAAATGTATAATGTAATTGAAGTTGATATGTTGAACGACACTTCCATtgtaagaaaattatttcaatccATTTTACTTACCAatagaaagaaatgaaaaacaattaataatcaGGTAATATTTTAACCTTCTAATTACAATACATTCAACCTAATTAAATGTATCTGTCAACATAACATTTATGCATCAATGAAAACGTAGAATAATTTCATTAGTTtggcatttttattttagataaattttactGTTGAAAACtgaatgtaaattaaaattataaaatttgaattcaaactgtgattacaaatatttatagatATCCCAATTAATGTGAAAAACGACAGCCAAATTGGTTAACAAcgttgaatataaattaataaagaaaactGAACAAATTTGCACTAACTAAAGTAAGAAACTGGAATTACATGAAATTACATTTATGTAGAGTAAACTATATGTTACCACATAAGGTTTGGCCCAAAAATACTTTTCAG from Mangifera indica cultivar Alphonso chromosome 8, CATAS_Mindica_2.1, whole genome shotgun sequence includes:
- the LOC123223711 gene encoding isoprene synthase, chloroplastic-like, translated to MALHLSSFPMPHLQVQVHNLHRPRYHPQRAQDGASMSRKVTCCVTATTQTSRGRSANYQPTIWDYNFVQSLRTEDVDEECENKAKKLEEEVRRMMNNENAELLSILELIDDIQRLGLGYRFHEDIKIALDRISMSWEEYDDDAKAENKLHSTALRFRLLRQNGCHISQDIFKIFIDQEGNYMEYLKKDVKGLLSLYEASYLAFEGEKLLDEAKTFSLTHLTQLNRKIDPIISDLVTHALENPLHQRLQRLEARWYIEVYSKRNDANHSLLELARLDFNRVQLIYKKDLKDLSRWWKEIDLASKVKFARDRLMECFFWTIGMIPDPQFNNCRKGLTKVVSLITILDDVYDLHGSLDELKLFTNAVERWDINCVNQLPNYMKLCFLALYNSVNEMGYDTLKEQGVNIIPSLTKAWLDLCKAFLEEAKWSYNKYTPTFEEYLHYAWLSSSGTLLLVHSYFLFNQGITDEALDSLEKYHNLCRRPSVIFRLYNDLSTFKAEEERGETASSILCYMQERGLSEEIAREDIKKLIEKNWRQMNKEVSEKHPFSQAFVETVIHLARTAHCTYQNGDGHGHPDARIKKRILSVIIDPI